In the genome of Vespa crabro chromosome 1, iyVesCrab1.2, whole genome shotgun sequence, the window tatgcgtgtatatgcGTGCATGTGCTTTCGTATACTTTAGAAATGTATgtaattcttaaaaataagCAGCAAATACTGCCTCTTCACTAAGTGCTAAAAAGTGCAAAGTCTATATAATAGAACAAGAGTTTGATACTGTATGTAgtttgaatgaaaaatgataatgataaataattaaaattttttgttcaaCGTTAGATGTTTCATACACAGACTAGAGTAGATGAAAACATAACGTGAAGATGCGAAGAATGGATACAGTATATGGCTTACTTAGGGCGCCTGTCATCCTGATCTATTGTATCTTCCAAATCTTCAAGGCCTTCATTTTCATCCAGTTGGGCCCATGATTTTAATTCATCTCTTGTTAAcgttgcaatttttttttctataattaaagaatatgtaatttacaataacaattaaagaatattattaaatgaataattattttacataatttgtattaccttcttcttgtttcatCTTTTCAACTTCATCTTGACTTAAAAAGCTAAATACTTTTTCTGAAAGataaacgaaatttttaaatgtttaacttcattagaatattttaataggaaTATGAATTTTGCTCTATAATTTTCCAAGTATTCTTTTACCTGGTTTAGGAGAAGGTTTAAGATGTTCTTCCATGGCACTTTCAAACAATTTCTTCTTATCACTGACTGACATTTTTACTGGTGACGGTGATGGAGATGATGTTGGTGAAAGctgtttataaaatttatgtgaataaaaacaaaaaataataatattatattactttaaaaatacatataaaaaattataataaaaaattaataaaaaattttaataaatagaaattatcatttagaactaaaattattgatcgtatatattatcatacatggcatattaaattaagaatatttttatgctataactttttaaaatttttaatatacaaataaacaaaaagttctattatcatataaattattaattttataatgtatatattttttttaatatcgtcataAATTCTAAACGAAATTTGATGCAATAAACTGATGGTGAATGAAACATATcccttataatattttataattagagcagtacattaattttaattacacaTGCTTGCAAAACCCACCTCAACCTGAACCTTTCCATCAACAGAGCGTGCTATCTGTCGTTTGTTAAAGCAAGTTGAAGAATTTAATTTCCCCACATATTCAGGAGCAGTCATAGGTGTAGGAGGAAGTTGAAAACGTGGTTGTGTATTTTGTACTGGGTTTTGATAAGTTTTTTTTGGATAGGAAGATATTTGAGATTGTGTAAGAAAAGTTTCATGCATGGATGGGAATAATTCTTTGGATATTGATTTAAATCTTACAGTGGGCGAAAAGGGAACACCAACCGTGCTTTCTTTAGAAACTGGTGGAAGATCAGCAAATGTAATGCTACGTTTAGGTACTgtaaaattcttcttttttgggGAAGGTAATGTTTGGGTAGAAGCAGAACGATTGAAATTTGCAGTTGTAGTAAGAGTAGAGACCGGAGATTTTGTTGAAGAACAATCCATTGATGctccaattttttctttccactgAATAAATAAGACCAAAATCATATTAGTATCGTtgatattatgtaataaagatatgataagataaatctaatgaaaatgctatgttaaaaaagatgaaatttagaatatattacaaaatcagatttatatttctacaattataaatatacgtgcatattacgaaaaatgtgagaacatatacaaaaaatattattttcaatgaataaaaatttttcgtaaaaaaaaatcttcaaatattaataaaattgtgcATGTATGCTTTTTTACAACTAAAGTAATTATAGTGTGTGCATTCAAATAAACTATAtgctatatatttataataggcaaaataatataatgctaTTTTATAAGTCTTTATATATTGCAATATgtaattgcatttcataaataatttggTACAATCAGGAAGttcatcattatattttagaaaCAGATTTATTTTTGACACTACATGTCATACAAAATCTATGTCAGAATTAAAAAGGAATCAGTTTCAAATCTATTCGTtttatgtttgttttttcttgttcctttaGTGTGTGATTTCATTGTACTATTATTGCAACAATTAATGCAGCTTTgcacataattttatttatgtacttttccattaatatgaaaaagccagtttttcttttctaaagtttcttaatatttgtaccctatccttttttattttactcatATCAATGCATTATAGAATAATCTGAAACAatataaaagtttaaaaatgatttaaaataatagtttaataCCAGGAACTGCTTGTTAGTTAACATGTTAATCAActtgaatttatatatgacTTTTacctataattaattattcaaatacaACGAATGTAACCGTTTTCAGAATCATCCTATGCatcgatatataaaaacattgttCAAATTGTGCCTCTATATCAATCAACTGGAGCTTTAAcatcctttcattttattaatagataaatatcttatttttatactttgtaataatatataaacatctGGTCCATTAGAATTATGTTCAACATATaacatttatagaaaatttataaattacagTACACTGATTTATACCTCATTAATGATATGAGTTTACTGTAGCAATGAACATTGTAGAGAACTAGCACTTTTAATTTAGAATGAATGCAAGTGTTACATGCAACAtgttttataaacaatacaataatttcgtttctcttcattttttttggtGTACATGATTTTTATGATGTAATTGTAAATTGCTATTTATGGATACAATATCTGCCTAATGATGGAacactatttattttttctagtgactataagataatatctatagtataaaaaataagactTTTTATAGTAAATTATGATGAATAATGTTCAAATtgtcaaaaattataaaaatttctatgaattaatgatttaataaaatttctatttaccatttaatgagataataagttaaattaatacatttgtGAGAAAGAAATTGTACTAATTTGCCTTATTTTTTCCGTGATAGTAAATATGATATCAAATAATCAAATTGAAATGTTaaatgtttcatatttttaaattacattactaatgatataaaaatgtcaCTTCTGTATATTAAGCATAATATCCGTAACatgtgattatatatatatataatcacagTTTCTCagtgttattgtaaatatagaCTTGTGCGATATTTTGCACTGTACATATTTAGTtgatcattttataaatatgtgtaatgtttttaagaaaaaagttaaatatgTCCTGTATGATAAATGTTCACATTCTGGACATATAATAGTCACCATTAACAAGGAATTCTCAGAAAATATCACTTCTGTTCATGATACATAAAATTCTATAATGTGAGATATGGATTACTTCTGTTAATAGAACACTGACTCTCAGTAATTCAATTGCCAATTCATATATCACAACTTTTTACCTTtctgaatatttaattttgtagCCCAGAAGCATCACAAACTCTAAGTCAGTCCATAAAATTCTATTCACTACCCATATGTACctaatatttcaaagttaatTGGAAATAAGCCTCAGAATCAGTGTATAAATGTTGCTAGAAAATATCTGATTAAAATAGTGAGAAACACTCTGCGCTTTAACTTTTGCCTACCTATcacagaaatatttttctcattataacCGATACCTATAAACAAAGAGATGACCAATATATACATGAGAATCTTTAGTTTAGGAAGATATCACACTTTTATAGTGTTAGAAAAATCTTAATCTCTTGACATAATCAAAGCAACAAACCAATTACAGAATGAATTCATCCATTAGTTAGATTCTCGATAATGCTCCTAATGTTATAATGgcagtattattaaaaaatgcaataacaatagttaaattgtataacaatgatatacaCGGAAACGCAATAAACaatgaataatgaatttatatcaTGAATTTGcttagaattatttatattatggcACAATCCTGTGGAATCAGAGGTATGGACGTAGACACAGGGAAAATGAGTAGAGGGTCGAACGACTCACTCCTGTTAGAGGGCAGCCAAAGTAGCACTATCACCTTCCACTGTCTGTAAACACGTTAAATATGTCTTGTTTTGGCGCTCAGGAGAGCATGCGACGCTAAAAACACTGACAAACGTACAACTCATGCGCCATGTAAAAGTAATGAAATTAGAATGAATATACAATAGTAAGGATTTATAGATTTTACAATTGTAAGGTTTTTGTTAAAGTATTTGttcttgatataatattttttattaacaaactttgaaacttttcatttatgaataatttacaattttcaatTGTTAGTATGCTGATCGAATGCTATCATCAttctaacaaaattattatccaACAACAGTGTGtgttataatgtattataaaaaggaTGAAGATTTGGTTATTGTAAATGTGCACatggataattatattatacaaatttgtaTTGAAACATGTATATCATCTTATATAagatgatatatatagtataataaatgTGATTTTTCACGATGCATATAGTTGATCATTAAAAGTGCTTATAGTATTTCTACATATCTGTTTTCATAATGCACTATagatcaatataaatattatttaatttcattttatttggaCTAATATAGCCATAtgattaaaatgtataaagaatagtataaaaaatgtagcagaatattttattttataaaagattatttaatattttaaatccaAAGCAGTTCAACAGTCATAAATGATAGGTAAatactttttcaaaatgttGTTTAAatctttgtacttttttttgtaatttttaaataacataaaaattttgttttgtgtgtgtatgtgtatggatatgtacatttacatatttaaattaaaaacaagaaaataataacaataaaaaaagaaaaaataaggcaataaacaaaaaatattactaattaaaaataaaaagatctatGAATATTGTATAGATTATTGAAAAGCCTAAAAAAGATTTGATTATGATATTCTTTAGTGCTTGACATATTTTAGTATCGCATGTTATCCATCATTCGTATTAGTATacatctttctcattttcccgATGTAAGccctatttttattacaaatgcaGAATATTTTGagatttactttctttctcatgaATATGctgttatatcattatataatttaataatgatatattagaCAAAAATACTTTATTAATGAGGTAGATATATGAGTAGATTTTGGTCCCTATGCAGacatattttaagaaaaatgtgTCTGTAGATTTTgtcaaagatttttttcttatatctagTCATAAAAAAATTGGTAATTTtagtttataatttatataatatatatattctacactcgtataattaataatatttcaataagaggaatatatcatataaaaatgagaaatattctTTGAAATCATCAAAGGAAAAGGGATACGTTCTACCATATTATAAAGTACATGAACATACAtctatgattaatataattagaataatttatacttcctaattattaattaattaatacaattagaCATGCTGCtatttattatgatacaataaatataaataaacaactaTTTTTAGAGATATGTCTACTAAATTTTGCATGCATTGCAAAGTTCAATTCATGTATTCacaataaatgaaatgagatattataaatgaaatacttACTGTTGGATTCTGTGGAGCTAATGTATGTTTACTCATCACGATCGTGGTAGTCTTGAGATCCTTTGTACCACTTGGGGACTTCGGTGGTACGACCATATCAACTGGACTATTTGATTTATGTACTAGAGATTCTGCTGCTCTCACTACATCTAGAACCTTTaacataaaatgattatttttaaacatacGTTTTGAAAAGTactttaaatagatattaatggAGTGTAACTTACTTTCTCAGGAGTAGATTTTTCCCTTTGTTCAATTAAAGCTCGCTCCCTCTCTTCTTGTTCCCATGCTACAAGCTCGGCTTTCATTTCCTGTTCTTGTCTAAGTGTTGCAGCTTCTTCATCATCACGATCTAAGCTAGATATACTTTGCGATAATGATTTGATGTCATCTGTAGGTGGATCTTTAAACTCTCGTGAAACTCTTGATTCTTTAGAATCTCTGCCATCAGATAAAGGTAATACTGACTCAACTTCATTTTTGTCATAACCTTTACAAACCACCAAAGTGATTGTATTTCCTGAGCACCGGAGAATGTTTACAGCTTCTTGATGAGTTGCACCCAATAACGATGTTCCATTTACTTCTAGTAACCTCATGCCGACCTGTCcaaataatgtatttttaatatataaataataaaatatctgagAAGTACAACTTTTATTAAACTTTAACTGATTTACCTTTAATCTTCCATCTCTTTTAGCTGCTCCACCTGAATtaattttagatataaaaacTCCTTCATCTGTATGATCAAGGGGGTTGCCTTTTTGACCTCTAAGTCCTCCTTTAATATGCATTCCCAACTTTTCTCCTGgttcttttataattactaattcctaaaaagtaacaatacattattatttatttttgacagatgtatttcttaatatcttatttatttgtaatatattttatataatatattatataaataattattttattaaatattttaaacaattttttagaCAGAAATATtataccatatatatgtaaatttgtGGTTTTTATACttcgttataatttattttaacaattttttagaCAGAAATATTGcaccatatatatgtaaatttgtGGTTTTTATTACTTCGTTTTTTATGACTTTAAgcaattttttatacttttatgaaatataaatatttagtaaatttataattgcaCAAATGATATAAAGCATAGGAAGCATTTAAAAAGAACACTATGATTCTCTAAAAAAGTTTTGCCTAGACATAAGCAATCATCTGTGAATCAGTGCTGAGCTTGTTTACAGCCTTGGTGTAGGAGGaagcaaaatatttaaaatcaaaataacaGGTCAAATGCATTGAGTACTTACTGTCACAGGGATGTACTCTATTTCGACCAGCTTGTAggacaaattataaaaaaattgcattAAGTAAGGAAAATAGGTAAACTATCGAGTGCCATTCATTGCAATTTACAGGCATTTATTAGCACAagcataataaaagaaaaaaaaaagaaaaaaaaataaaatcgctaaataaaatcgaagatCATCTGTATAATACAcatgtattatgtatgtatgtgacaTACAAGCGCAATGTTACAATTACTGCagaaaaacatattttttacaacaataaaaaaacaataagtatccggtatatataagaatacatCAGATATagtgtttctcttttcaattttataaaataagaaaaattagatttataaaaaataaatataactgtgatataaatttaaatactcAATCCAAGCATATTTGGAAAGCGTGTTTCACCTCTATGAAAAATGGAAAGGTAGCGGTAAGcttcttttaaaagatattaataaaaaaaaagaaaacaaaaaaatcttgtaatactattaaaaatatatatgaatagatttataacttattaattgtgtaaaatttacaattacgaattatatataaagattatttaagAAGATGATCTATTtagtaatatttacatatacatttttatcatttaaatatataataacatataatataaaaatacaagtatttgtatttttatatcaaattttttcattatattgttaattaaataaactaatataatatgaaaaatcgcCAATCATATATGTAAGCACTGTATAtctaaaattgaattatttcttacCTGATAACTTTCTGGAAGAGGATCATGCTGTACAGTAAGTACAATTTGATCTCCAGGTCGTAAAAGTTCCATTACAGCTTCCTGATGAGTTGCTTTTGTTACATCAGTCCCGTTTACCTTCAGTATTCTATCACCCATTCTAAGCTTACCAGATTTTGCTGCTATACCACCAGGTACAacctaatattatatacatatacatataatattatatatatatatatatatatatatatatatatatatatatatatatatatatgcatgtacatatgttATGTTCTTGTAACAATACTTCTCAGTAATTGTAAGtacatcaaataaaatatacatttttatatttataattataattatataatatgaatatttacgTGAGATATAAAAATTCCAGGTTCCTTTGCACCAAATGGAGTACAGGAATGATCAGTTCCTCCTATTATACTGAATCCAAGTGATCCTTCTTTCACCAACACGACATCCTAAacatttattactttataattaagaattttaacaaagcttaatatatgttttatttcttttttatttttacaaatacatagaatattgtatttgtttttatattcatatacaaataagcacaatatatataataatttaaacattttattaatattaataattaactgaATGTAGGagtaagataaatatttaaaaacaaaaagtacatctctatttatatatgaatgtttTATGTTTCTAACTATGTAAAAATGGCCAATATAAGAAATTTGGATTTTATAGACAAAACTGCGAAGAATCCAACTTGTACACACATTTTTTTTAGCAAgcataatgagaaaaattttcaaataatttattttacttaccTGTTTCCATGTCTGAGGGTAAGTACTCagtatgaataaattaaagaagCAGATAAATTGCCCATATAACCAACTTAAAACCCAACTAATTTTTTGATACAATtattcaaaacattttttaagtTATATAAAAGACATAATAATATGCGAGCATTCAGCATTGCATTCGTATTTCGaactaaataatattgtatatatgaatattttaagcATGCAAAAATTCTTCATATCttgaatatgataattatataaaaattagaaatttaatataaatgtaattttataattgaactataatatcgacatacgtaattattattatttttttagatatacataattatcatgcaaattagattattatagaaattcattttcattcaatttactttaaaatttgtattcttAATTACCTTCAAAGCATGGAaacaagttaaaaaaaaacagataataTAAGCAAACATTCAGACATATTTTAtccttaataaataaaattacacaTTCAACTACAATCAAAATTTGATGctgcaaaaaatataaaatggacaTGGCTTTAAAAAGAGGTATAATAAAGTCATtaggaaattatattatgGATTATCTAGTATGTAAATGCTTATTGTATGAAGTAAGATAtagtgaaataaataaattaacatatTGGATGAAAAAATACGATAttcatacataaaatatataatccaaAGGATGATAAACCCAAaaactatataaaaagaaaaaaatgctattaatgtaatattaaattaaacgtAACATTAGAAATGTAATGTATGACATGCAGCTACCTAGGCACATACCTCAATAATAACTGGCTGCACCAGTTGATTATCAGTCACTCTAGTAACGACGGTCTCTGTGAGTGTACTCTTTGTGATGGTTTCAGTAACTTTACCAATTGTCGTAGGAGCTGGAGGAAAGTTAACATCTCCGGGTAGATTGTCAGGTTGCTTGATTGTCACTGTCACAATAGGACCTTGATGGGAATCTGGCGAAGGTGAGGATGTTGGAGGTCGAAGGAAATGGGCAGGAATCATGGCCTGAAATTCCTCGTTGGTGATTGGCTTCGGTACCTGTATATCTTCCAACGGGGATGTTGGTCTAGGTTCCGTTGAAGACGTAGGTGTAGAATTAGTATTAGTAGTTGGTGCTGCCGTTGACTGCGTTACACTGTGTCTTGGAGCAGGTTGTGGATAAATTTGACTATTTGTTGGACTAAGCGGCATAGAAGGAAcgcttttaacgttatttccTGGATCACCAATGCCATTCATTTTTGGTGCTGCATTCACCATGTCTGATTTTATTGGTGGTGGTGTTTTTGAAGTAGGACTTGGAGATAAAGTTTTCTCAGCATCCATAGAACGACGATAACCAGCGTAAGCTGGTCTATTTGCCATATAGCTATTAGCATTATATAAACCTGTATATGGTCTAGGTGCACCAATAACGCGAGGCGATTTCTCAGATGGAGTTACTATTGTAGCTGGATTTGCTTGAGAAAGTGGCATTTCACGTTCAACAACGAGTCGAACAAATCTTTCTAAGCCCGTAAGTAAAGCTACTGCTTGTTCATGTTTGGCTCCTCTCATTTCAACACCATTAATCTgaagataaattataatggTTTATGTTGAACAATAAgttgttaatatattttgttgtcAAAAAATGGATCAACTGTTACAGCCATAAATATGtagatatcaaaaatatatccaaaaagaaaaaaaaataaacttacaGATATTACTTTATCTCCAACTAATAACTTGCCATCTTTTTGTGCAACTCCACCATCAGTTAtcctcgaaatatatatagccTAAAATTTCAGTGTTTATATTAtcctattgaaatatttaatttatgttttattattcacTTACATCACTATTGTCTTTAACTGGTGGTGAACCTTCACCACCGGCAATACTAAATCCTAGTCCATTTTGGTCCCGTATTAATGTTGTATGTATAAGAACAGACACCATAGGTTCACTACCTACTTTTGTAGGTAATGGTTCAGGAAGCCTCTTTACCTGAACAAAGTCcaacataattataaattataataaaataaaatcgaacatatataagaatttaCCTTCCCAGCTTCAAGTGTATTACAAGTATCACCATTTTCTAAATTATGTGATAAAGCTGTAGATGATACATAAGATGTTGCGCTTGGTGCTCTACTTGTGCTCAAACTAGAGCACAATGAGTCCTTTCTCATTGAattctatgaaatattattagaattagatgaaatattattagaaaaagaaagaagtttgaaaaaagaaagaatcttataaaatatcagACCTGCTCATACGATTGcactattcttgttacttcTCTTAATACAACTAGTATCAATACACGTCCACACGCTTTGAGAACTTCAACGGCATCATAATGATCTACATTTACTACTGAAACTCCATTAACAGATATTACTTTATCCCCTACTCTTAGACCAGCTAAATCAGCAGGTCCACCTAAAGAACATTATGCtttaaatgtttttatcagatacatttatttaattacataatttttaaatactggatttataaaatatattttctacctTCTGTAACTCTGGATATGAAAATGCCTTCATCGTCACCCTTAAATGGGGTTGATCCAATCCCTCCTGCTATAGACAAACCAAGTCCACCTGTCGTTCGTTCAATATGAATCTCATATTGTTCTTCCCTTACTTCTAACGTTGGTTCTACATCCGATGTTGCACCTAACAAGTACATTATATAGtgttatttgtaatttattataacaaatgttatcttttgttttatgaattatattacctaatttctttttatttctaacaaaacatcgatattttttagGCATGATAtgattaaattcaataaaaagtaatttcttacgaatttttttttttttttttttttttttttttttaaactagtttatcaaaaatatttagtatataatactttttaacaCACTCTTTACACATTCACCATCTTACAATATACTGATATATGACTAATAGATAAGATAATCACTATAGAAACCATCTCTTATCTTCTACTTTCTCCCTAGATTCTTTAAGTAATTTTATAGATCTTATATGAATCTattaaacttttatatttaacaatttatttttatgtaaaaatatattatcattatatataatatatatcttattatatatgtattacctTGGCTATGTACATCTATATTTTCTGAGGATTCTGCTTGTTCAGGAACAATAGTTGTAGGAGTCTCATcagattttttcattaatgcctaaaaaaatataaaataacatttattgttgtgtacgcgtgcgcgcgcacgcacgcacgcacacacagtCGCAGGAAAATTAATGTCTATATTGTCTAATTCTAATAAACTTGTTTTGttataaatcaaaaagaaagaaaaaagagaaagttacCTGTGCAATAAGTGAAgct includes:
- the LOC124432658 gene encoding protein lap4 isoform X6, producing the protein MPTTCLPDIPDIPENIKNLQALQIADFSSNPIPRLPAGFVELRNLTILGLNDMSLAKLPPDFGSLEALQSLELRENLLKVLPESLSKLSKLERLDLGDNELEELPAHIGKLPALQELWLDHNQLQHLPPEIGELKTLACLDVSENRLEDLPEEISGLESLTDLHLSQNVIEKLPDGIGDLKKLTILKVDQNRLSTLNPNIGRCENLQELILTENFLLELPASVGNLLNLNNLNVDRNSLQTLPTEIGNLKQLGVLSLRNNKLKFLPIEVGQCLSLHVLDVSGNRLQYLPYSLITLNLKAVWLSENQAQPMLTFQNDVDEETGEKVLTCFLLPQLEYHPDDSGRLGTLVGIRTTVQGDIPELSDDEGWQEREASRTHSVKFTDEPPEADKETPFVRQNTPHPKELKAKAHKLFSKGRNDSRSGSTDEQDVSQTFGLDKTESETSIKPNEEVQNIIEQDQFSEHEVSRGEQKELETLPDSTDTQTNNETAAFSSQGATEPTVNTGSDGTISDLKGKDDDESETEDMQRHVEFSVIEDTDYEGSGETSKPNRLHRRDTPHHLKNKRIHTAIDKEKVASLIAQALMKKSDETPTTIVPEQAESSENIDVHSQGATSDVEPTLEVREEQYEIHIERTTGGLGLSIAGGIGSTPFKGDDEGIFISRVTEGGPADLAGLRVGDKVISVNGVSVVNVDHYDAVEVLKACGRVLILVVLREVTRIVQSYEQNSMRKDSLCSSLSTSRAPSATSYVSSTALSHNLENGDTCNTLEAGKVKRLPEPLPTKVGSEPMVSVLIHTTLIRDQNGLGFSIAGGEGSPPVKDNSDAIYISRITDGGVAQKDGKLLVGDKVISINGVEMRGAKHEQAVALLTGLERFVRLVVEREMPLSQANPATIVTPSEKSPRVIGAPRPYTGLYNANSYMANRPAYAGYRRSMDAEKTLSPSPTSKTPPPIKSDMVNAAPKMNGIGDPGNNVKSVPSMPLSPTNSQIYPQPAPRHSVTQSTAAPTTNTNSTPTSSTEPRPTSPLEDIQVPKPITNEEFQAMIPAHFLRPPTSSPSPDSHQGPIVTVTIKQPDNLPGDVNFPPAPTTIGKVTETITKSTLTETVVTRVTDNQLVQPVIIEDVVLVKEGSLGFSIIGGTDHSCTPFGAKEPGIFISHVVPGGIAAKSGKLRMGDRILKVNGTDVTKATHQEAVMELLRPGDQIVLTVQHDPLPESYQLVEIEYIPVTELVIIKEPGEKLGMHIKGGLRGQKGNPLDHTDEGVFISKINSGGAAKRDGRLKVGMRLLEVNGTSLLGATHQEAVNILRCSGNTITLVVCKGYDKNEVESVLPLSDGRDSKESRVSREFKDPPTDDIKSLSQSISSLDRDDEEAATLRQEQEMKAELVAWEQEERERALIEQREKSTPEKVLDVVRAAESLVHKSNSPVDMVVPPKSPSGTKDLKTTTIVMSKHTLAPQNPTWKEKIGASMDCSSTKSPVSTLTTTANFNRSASTQTLPSPKKKNFTVPKRSITFADLPPVSKESTVGVPFSPTVRFKSISKELFPSMHETFLTQSQISSYPKKTYQNPVQNTQPRFQLPPTPMTAPEYVGKLNSSTCFNKRQIARSVDGKVQVELSPTSSPSPSPVKMSVSDKKKLFESAMEEHLKPSPKPEKVFSFLSQDEVEKMKQEEEKKIATLTRDELKSWAQLDENEGLEDLEDTIDQDDRRPNSRLSSRSSVTLLQNVPSTVRTAKAERRLKERMIQEGLISDEDEESYLTPAEQRALRAEKRAAWRQARLKSLEQDALQAQIVIKKMSEMMDTTDKAETLEDRTDADHISDQEKITEFTTLRPSSADFPKLAVRSKVGPPKEIRESEKIVDEKVTRRTEEYVDEVTGERRVRTVEYVEKLIERQVETLREKIISLELSNAEDEIESITGTGASDAESENEELASQRSGTDMLQEKADSLTSASVTEGAASKQNTNIIVTMTKKKKRKQGRKKNRH